A window from Diachasmimorpha longicaudata isolate KC_UGA_2023 chromosome 5, iyDiaLong2, whole genome shotgun sequence encodes these proteins:
- the LOC135162272 gene encoding uncharacterized protein LOC135162272 isoform X1: MKVFRCGTYFSALSQQLFEIYPFLMEWDGKYWNGVLLEDVDDEGELNYPDWKSDLSIEQLPTECILEIFSYLSVPEKFILEDVCHRWKEISESGWSEVKRLFIRSTCPRFTTAEIEIIFRRCGRFLKSLRIDLEDERTNCLHLIQKHCRSIREFEIDFVQVNWRPIMCLYYADYFSKIYETCRDLRSITILSIKSTFTDTYVTNLRYEIVETIHLTVGAHNVHFSLNLSRFRNLRCLNLERFIIDENRLVGFDQLQKLEELYFSFCNIHISHIKKIKKFKNLEKLWLNGAISEIRDDHITNIVHYCRKLKVLNVDGLRGLTDRCFIDISKLPALEELHMMSLSRVSDYAIANMRTLKTLSCPQCPGIGNDGLKRLIRCAPSLQFLSARRTSVTKNFLADANEAIQSRQNNVQLFLDLGPEAYTWQLPMNFSPLLILEGSAK; this comes from the exons ATGAAAGTTTTTCGGTGTGGCACATATTTCTCGGCTCTGTCACAGCAATTATTCGAGATATAtccatttttaatggaatgggACGGCAAATACTGGAACGGTGTACTCCTGGAGGATGTGGATGACGAGGGAGAGTTGAACTATCCAGATTGGAAATCTGACTTGTCCATAGAACAACTTCCAACTGAGTGTATTCTGGAGATATTCTCTTATCTCTCTGTTCCTGAGAAATTTATCCTGGAAGATG TTTGTCACCGCTGGAAGGAAATATCTGAAAGCGGCTGGTCAGAGGTGAAGAGACTGTTCATAAGGTCGACATGTCCTCGTTTCACCACCGCCGAGATCGAGATAATCTTTAGGCGATGTGGGAGGTTCCTGAAGTCCCTGAGGATCGATCTCGAGGACGAGAGAACCAACTGTTTGCATTTGATCCAGAAGCACTGCAGAAGTATCAGGGAATTCGAGATAGACTTCGTGCAGGTCAACTGGCGGCCAATCATGTGCCTCTATTATGCAgattatttctcaaaaatttatgagacCTGCAGGGATCTCCGATCCATAACGATACTGTCTATAAAGTCCACTTTCACTGATACTTACGTCACGAATTTGAGATATGAGATCGTGGAGACGATTCATCTGACTGTTGGGGCTCATAACGTTCATTTTTCTCtg AATCTGTCAAGATTTCGAAATCTGCGTTGCTTGAATCTCGAACGATTCATAATTGACGAGAATCGTCTGGTTGGATTCGACCAGTTGCAAAAACTGGAggaattgtatttttcattctgcaATATTCACATAAgccacattaaaaaaattaagaaattcaAGAACTTGGAGAAGTTGTGGCTGAACGGGGCGATCAGCGAGATTCGTGACGATCATATTACCAATATTGTCCATTACTGCCGAAAATTGAAAGTTCTCAATGTGGATG GTCTGCGTGGATTGACAGATCGCTGCTTCATAGACATATCAAAGCTGCCAGCTCTCGAGGAGTTACACATGATGAGCCTCTCTCGAGTGTCCGATTACGCAATAGCAAATATGCGGACGTTGAAGACTCTGAGTTGCCCCCAGTGCCCTGGAATCGGTAACGACGGATTGAAACGATTAATTCGATGCGCCCCAAGTCTGCAATTTCTATCTGCACGGCGAACCTCGGTCACCAAGAATTTTCTCGCTGACGCAAATGAAGCGATTCAATCTCGGCAGAATAATGTACAGTTATTTCTGGATCTCGGGCCTGAGGCTTACACCTGGCAATTGCCCATGAATTTCTCACCTCTGTTGATTCTGGAGGGAAGCGCGAAGTAG
- the LOC135162272 gene encoding uncharacterized protein LOC135162272 isoform X2: MEWDGKYWNGVLLEDVDDEGELNYPDWKSDLSIEQLPTECILEIFSYLSVPEKFILEDVCHRWKEISESGWSEVKRLFIRSTCPRFTTAEIEIIFRRCGRFLKSLRIDLEDERTNCLHLIQKHCRSIREFEIDFVQVNWRPIMCLYYADYFSKIYETCRDLRSITILSIKSTFTDTYVTNLRYEIVETIHLTVGAHNVHFSLNLSRFRNLRCLNLERFIIDENRLVGFDQLQKLEELYFSFCNIHISHIKKIKKFKNLEKLWLNGAISEIRDDHITNIVHYCRKLKVLNVDGLRGLTDRCFIDISKLPALEELHMMSLSRVSDYAIANMRTLKTLSCPQCPGIGNDGLKRLIRCAPSLQFLSARRTSVTKNFLADANEAIQSRQNNVQLFLDLGPEAYTWQLPMNFSPLLILEGSAK; the protein is encoded by the exons atggaatgggACGGCAAATACTGGAACGGTGTACTCCTGGAGGATGTGGATGACGAGGGAGAGTTGAACTATCCAGATTGGAAATCTGACTTGTCCATAGAACAACTTCCAACTGAGTGTATTCTGGAGATATTCTCTTATCTCTCTGTTCCTGAGAAATTTATCCTGGAAGATG TTTGTCACCGCTGGAAGGAAATATCTGAAAGCGGCTGGTCAGAGGTGAAGAGACTGTTCATAAGGTCGACATGTCCTCGTTTCACCACCGCCGAGATCGAGATAATCTTTAGGCGATGTGGGAGGTTCCTGAAGTCCCTGAGGATCGATCTCGAGGACGAGAGAACCAACTGTTTGCATTTGATCCAGAAGCACTGCAGAAGTATCAGGGAATTCGAGATAGACTTCGTGCAGGTCAACTGGCGGCCAATCATGTGCCTCTATTATGCAgattatttctcaaaaatttatgagacCTGCAGGGATCTCCGATCCATAACGATACTGTCTATAAAGTCCACTTTCACTGATACTTACGTCACGAATTTGAGATATGAGATCGTGGAGACGATTCATCTGACTGTTGGGGCTCATAACGTTCATTTTTCTCtg AATCTGTCAAGATTTCGAAATCTGCGTTGCTTGAATCTCGAACGATTCATAATTGACGAGAATCGTCTGGTTGGATTCGACCAGTTGCAAAAACTGGAggaattgtatttttcattctgcaATATTCACATAAgccacattaaaaaaattaagaaattcaAGAACTTGGAGAAGTTGTGGCTGAACGGGGCGATCAGCGAGATTCGTGACGATCATATTACCAATATTGTCCATTACTGCCGAAAATTGAAAGTTCTCAATGTGGATG GTCTGCGTGGATTGACAGATCGCTGCTTCATAGACATATCAAAGCTGCCAGCTCTCGAGGAGTTACACATGATGAGCCTCTCTCGAGTGTCCGATTACGCAATAGCAAATATGCGGACGTTGAAGACTCTGAGTTGCCCCCAGTGCCCTGGAATCGGTAACGACGGATTGAAACGATTAATTCGATGCGCCCCAAGTCTGCAATTTCTATCTGCACGGCGAACCTCGGTCACCAAGAATTTTCTCGCTGACGCAAATGAAGCGATTCAATCTCGGCAGAATAATGTACAGTTATTTCTGGATCTCGGGCCTGAGGCTTACACCTGGCAATTGCCCATGAATTTCTCACCTCTGTTGATTCTGGAGGGAAGCGCGAAGTAG
- the LOC135162280 gene encoding ras-related protein Rab-10: MAKKTYDLLFKLLLIGDSGVGKTCILFRFSDDAFSTTFISTIGIDFKIKTVELRGKKIKLQIWDTAGQERFHTITTSYYRGAMGIMLVYDITNEKTFENIVKWLRNIDEHANEDVEKMILGNKSDMEDRRVVSTERGEAIAREHGIRFMETSAKANINIDRAFSELAEAILDKTHGKEPQDAPDRVTVDRRVERSSNRCC, encoded by the exons ATGGCGAAAAAAACATACGATCTGTTATTCAAACTACTTCTAATCGGTGATTCGGGCGTTGGAAAAACTTGTATATTATTCAGATTTTCTGATGATGCTTTTTCGACTACTTTTATCTCTACAATAG GAATTGATTTTAAGATCAAAACAGTTGAGCTCAggggtaaaaaaatcaaactacAGATATG GGACACAGCAGGACAGGAGCGTTTCCACACAATCACAACTTCGTACTACAGAGGGGCGATGGGGATTATGCTAGTTTACGATATTACGAATGAAAAGACCTTTGAGAATATCGTTAAATGGTTGAGAAACATAGATGAG caCGCGAATGAGGACGTCGAGAAGATGATTCTGGGGAACAAAAGTGATATGGAGGATAGGCGTGTTGTCAGTACTGAGAGGGGAGAGGCT ATAGCAAGAGAGCACGGCATCAGATTCATGGAGACCTCAGCAAAGGCAAATATCAATATTGATCGTGCATTCAGCGAATTAGCTGAGGCTATTCTCGACAAAACCCATGGCAAAGAGCCCCAGGATGCGCCAGACCGTGTGACAGTCGATCGTAGAGTGGAAAGAAGTTCGAATCGCTGTTGTTAA
- the LOC135162266 gene encoding armadillo repeat-containing protein 3, producing MIHQEALIHHQMGKSEQSEECRSAGRESKDRRLMGQADFETLVIGVKNLHTVISLLKCDEGDVVVSTLTALAKFVRKSLGNIPVLVEYQVLGDVLLLIRHEDFRIRRSATRLLAEMTVLESTRTIILSDEKEKNHLHRLMNILHDESDAAVQENVSKIVCNFADDIFGACQILKSPHLKSLLVGLQSADLHVTRNHLEILQKLMASPFAAERICSLKEFCFELFYDVEFDEESGAIPEIALSLMKNFLIRRENEKIHQQFRDSEGLEKLLEMIRTSVGEELHLPAFELLAVATGNYKTAEYVHALISHEEISDFLSMTDVIVLQLIANLSAVPDFRKILYDLGIIEIISMNLNTELNPEIVNPICSIIEKICHLRPAMNELIERDMTHRLIEILKTEDIGWQMKDNVLFALKELVSRNNRNGESLVDSNDHWSLIKVAQDHKVPMHVRLGSLNVVNALICRPKLRRFFVHSAIVEMLSNFFDDRIVDELAIGSLSILSHLFVEEEARRLCLKTNFLGKLCSLICTEYPLPVHSCAIQLIQQLCSEEFIVDECVRIGYLHALLKNHQVMRGVIPSWETCLQTMLSGHLPLKFAITGHLSLHDITKNGFYVEKRHRHTFPSLNELLASRCSPIQCLYTINFCNDTLTPPGGTSESSIYWTDTFEDDRSSGMCFSETVSIICEEKFGHLKADPRLCQSLDMFLQILQTNESVNTAFSDSPSVIDIGKIESRAKLLGKFVAHKLSDVHDSSDECMTDKLKNHLQELRETLETSIIPLGELRFGSYLERALLFKAIADRICLPAALVRGEYGKSWVEVALPQCHEEPSRNCLPTRLLRPNYIVDLMDHPGDLIHVDSIRARKFYEYS from the exons ATGATTCACCAAGAGGCGCTGATTCATCACCAAATGGGCAAATCGGAGCAGTCGGAA GAATGTCGCTCCGCCGGAAGAGAGTCGAAAGACCGCAGGCTAATGGGACAGGCTGATTTTGAAACACTCGTTATCGGTGTGAAAAATTTACACACAGTTATATCACTTCTGAAATGTGATGAAGGCGATGTTGTCGTATCCACCCTGACCGCGCTAGCGAAATTCGTTCGAAAATCGTTGGGGAATATCCCAGTTCTCGTTGAATACCAGGTTTTGGGGGATGTCCTGTTGCTCATTAGACATGAAGATTTCAGGATACGAAG GTCTGCTACGAGACTGCTCGCTGAAATGACAGTACTGGAATCCACTCGGACCATCATTCTGAGTGATGAGAAGGAGAAAAATCATCTACATCGGTTAATGAATATTCTTCATGACGAATCGGATGCTGCTGTGCAGGAAAACGTCTCAAAAATTGTGTGCAATTTTGCTGACGATATTTTCGGGGCCTGCCAAATTCTGAAAAGTCCACATTTGAAGAGTCTTCTGGTTGGTCTCCAATCAGCGGACCTTCATGTAACCAGAAATCATCTGGAGATACTCCAGAAACTCATGGCGAGTCCATTCGCGGCCGAAAGAATTTGCTCGTTGAAG GAATTctgttttgaattattttatgacgTGGAATTTGATGAAGAAAGCGGAGCGATCCCCGAGATAGCTCTTTccttgatgaaaaatttcttaatCCGGAGGGAGAATGAGAAAATCCATCAGCAGTTTCGTGATTCCGAGGGATTGGAAAAACTTCTCGAAATGATTCGC ACTAGCGTTGGGGAGGAGCTTCATCTACCTGCTTTTGAATTACTGGCTGTCGCAACTGGGAATTACAAAACTGCGGAGTATGTCCATGCACTCATCAGTCATGaggaaatttccgattttttgaGCATGACTGATGTCATTGTTCTGCAGTTAATAGCCAATTTGTCGGCTGTACCTGACTTTAGGAAA ATCCTCTACGACTTGGGAATAATTGAAATCATCTCAATGAATCTCAACACAGAATTAAATCCCGAAATAGTGAATCCCATTTGCTCAATCATCGAGAAGATCTGTCACTTGAGGCCTGCcatgaatgaattaattgaaagggATATGACCCATCGATTAATCG AAATTCTGAAAACGGAAGATATCGGTTGGCAGATGAAAGACAACGTGCTATTTGCGTTAAAAGAACTTGTATCACGGAATAACCGGAACGGCGAGTCCCTCGTCGACTCTAACGATCACTGGTCATTAATCAAAGTCGCGCAGGATCACAAGGTCCCGATGCACGTGAGACTGGGGTCTCTAAATGTCGTAAATGCCCTCATCTGCAGACCGAAACTGCGAAGGTTTTTCGTGCATTCGGCGATCGTAGAAATGCTGTCGAATTTTTTCGAC GATCGAATTGTTGATGAACTGGCAATAGGGAGCCTCTCGATACTGTCCCACCTCTTCGTCGAAGAGGAAGCGAGGCGGTTGTGCCTGAAAACAAATTTCCTGGGGAAGCTCTGCTCCCTGATCTGCACCGAATATCCCCTTCCTGTTCATTCCTGTGCTATCCAGTTGATCCAGCAGTTGTGCTCCGAGGAATTTATAGTCGATGAGTGCGTCAGGATTGGATATCTCCACGC TTTATTAAAGAATCATCAAGTTATGCGAGGTGTAATCCCCTCCTGGGAGACATGTCTGCAGACGATGCTATCAGGACATCTCCCACTGAAATTCGCTATCACAGGTCATCTGTCATTGCACGACATCACGAAGAACGGATTCTACGTCGAGAAGCGACATCGTCATAC GTTTCCCTCGCTGAATGAATTATTGGCATCGAGATGTAGTCCGATACAATGTCTTTACACCATTAACTTCTGTAATGACACTCTGACTCCGCCCGGCGGCACCTCAGAGAGCTCTATTTATTGGACCGATACGTTCGAAGATGATCGCAGTAGCGGAATGTGCTTTTCCGAGACAGTTTCCATAATTTGTGAGGAGAAATTCGGACACTTGAAAGCTGATCCGCGCCTCTGTCAAAGCCTCGACATGTTTTTGCAGATTTTGCAGACCAATGAATCAGTTAACAC GGCTTTCTCCGATTCCCCCAGCGTAATAGACATCGGGAAGATTGAATCGAGGGCTAAACTACTCGGGAAGTTCGTCGCCCACAAATTATCCGATGTACATGACTCATCCGATGAGTGCATGACAGACAAATTGAAGAATCATCTTCAAGAGCTACGAGAGACCCTTGAAACGAGTATAATTCCCCTCGGGGAATTGCGATTCGGTTCGTACTTGGAAAGAGCTCTACTTTTCAAAGCCATCGCCGACAGGATTTGTCTGCCTGCTGCGCTGGTTCGTGGAGAGTACGGAAAGTCCTGGGTGGAGGTTGCCCTCCCCCAGTGTCATGAAGAGCCATCCAGGAACTGCCTGCCGACGAGACTGTTGCGCCCGAATTATATCGTGGACCTGATGGATCACCCGGGGGACCTCATTCATGTCGACAGCATTCGAGCgcgaaaattttatgaatattcatga
- the LOC135162268 gene encoding protein eiger isoform X2 gives MMEKISSVIPVDRKARVKGQRNEKISASDDSTRAFLNFSRENLSVLQSDIERGFPRKTPGCLKINRQTMLSLLAICLAIVCLTVEAVKIKKIVNNTRNIDGIKVELETLKKKILELNLLEEFKAFEQQLYADEDDFNDTDIDEYDYNYDNNYDANQNNYPTDDETPSSIRSDQTTLTSRSQPIAEKDGKIPPSPHEIYETGNENSANSKHTKTKRFISKESQTLNINGEHPGVQSELLRSRENDTNGNLMGLNSRDTIFSKKYYGSRRRRPHRKASDMKKAMKIRGMSRRHIRPSRQIFAAHYGADSTMFHRDDEHTGNGRARHNEGVFKAWRGSNWMDDLGMNRYFSLARDGKLTVHEAGLYLVYAQIHYLDEHDENGFHLLVNGQPILQCMVYSPGNGHKSRSCFSAQVTYLLSGDRVVLKEVGPARYTLFQADKSFFGLAKLGDNRQSQQNQMRHNNSAQLQTTPFQ, from the exons ATGATGGAGAAAATTAGTTCCGTTATTCCCGTTGACCGTAAGGCGCGGGTCAAGGgtcagagaaatgaaaaaatatcggcGAGTGACGATTCGACTCGcgcatttttaaatttttcgcgTGAAAATTTGAGCGTATTACAATCGGACATTGAACGGGGTTTCCCGAGGAAGACACCGGgatgtttaaaaataaatcggcAGACGATGCTGAGTTTGTTGGCAATTTGTCTCGCAATTGTGTGTCTAACTGTTGAGGCAGTTAAGATTAAGAAGATTGTGAATAACACAAGGAATATTGACGGGATTAAAGTGGAATTGGAAACACTGAAAAAGAAGATCCTGGAGCTTAATCTCTTGGAGGAGTTCAAGGCCTTCGAACAACAG TTGTACGCCGACGAAGATGATTTCAACGACACTGATATCGACGAGTACGACtacaattatgataataacTACGATGCAAATCAGAATAATTACCCCACCGATGAcgaaacaccgtcatcaataAGAAGCGATCAAACTACACTAACATCACGATCGCAACCAATCGCGGAAAAAGATGGGAAAATTCCTCCGAGTCCCCACGAAATCTACGAAACTGGAAACGAGAATTCTGCGAACTCCAAGCACACCAAGACCAAACGATTTATCTCTAAAGAATCACAGACACTGAATATCAATGGAGAACATCCAGGTGTTCAGTCAGAACTATTACGAAGTCGTGAAAATGATACCAATGGGAATTTGATGGGGTTGAATTCTAGGGACACGATTTTTTCGAAGAAATATTATGGGAGCAGACGTCGTAGGCCGCATCGAAAG GCGTCTGACATGAAGAAGGCAATGAAGATTCGGGGGATGTCCCGCAGGCACATTCGCCCATCTCGTCAGATTTTCGCTGCCCATTACGGTGCGGACAGCACAATGTTCCACAGGGACGACGAGCACACCGGGAACGGCCGCGCCAGGCACAATGAGGGAGTCTTCAAGGCTTGGCGGGGAAGCAACTGGATGGACGATCTCGGGATGAATCGATATTTCTCATTAGCCAGAGACGGTAAATTGACTGTTCACGAGGCTGGCCTCTATCTCGTTTATGCGCAGATCCATTATCTCGATGAGCATGATGAGAATGGCTTCCATTTGCTGGTTAATGGACAACCGATTCTGCAATGCATG GTATACAGCCCCGGGAACGGCCACAAAAGCAGATCTTGCTTCTCAGCTCAAGTGACGTATCTGTTATCGGGGGATCGTGTCGTCTTGAAAGAAGTTGGTCCGGCGCGGTACACGTTGTTTCAGGCTGATAAAAGTTTCTTCGGTCTCGCCAAACTCGGTGATAATAGACAATCTCAACAGAACCAAATGAGACATAACAACTCGGCACAACTACAAACTACACCATTTCAGTAG
- the LOC135162279 gene encoding MKRN2 opposite strand protein: MCENFEIICFKHCGDRSIFCREVPRSCPACAKVLADFSQPPFQLPNPFSNGRDKIMSIIIKPSSGIFLDVSYRHTHDLHIGIVDSNRRIFEYDQRGFVFNDFTKWSHCISFDRLVPESWSEYWDKILIDLARNPQWTDSRYDPVEFNCFDFVLEFMKKLGCKDFFYESKEHVCKDLILPKMKEALRYLGIYNRLRSANIYIR, encoded by the coding sequence ATGTgtgaaaatttcgaaataatCTGCTTCAAACACTGCGGGGATCGTTCGATATTCTGCCGGGAAGTGCCCCGAAGTTGTCCAGCTTGTGCAAAAGTACTAGCCGATTTTTCTCAGCCTCCCTTTCAATTGCCGAACCCGTTCTCAAATGGAAGGGACAAAATCATGTCGATAATTATAAAACCGTCGTCAGGAATCTTCTTAGACGTCTCTTACAGACATACTCATGATCTGCACATAGGTATCGTAGACTCGAACCGGCGAATATTTGAATACGATCAACGGGGGTTCGTCTTCAATGACTTCACGAAGTGGAGTCACTGCATTTCATTTGACCGACTAGTTCCGGAGTCTTGGTCCGAGTATTGGGACAAAATCCTCATCGATCTAGCCAGAAATCCCCAATGGACGGACTCGCGGTATGACCCGGTGGAGTTCAATTGTTTTGATTTTGTTCTCGAATTCATGAAGAAACTTGGGTGCAAAGATTTTTTCTATGAGAGTAAAGAACATGTCTGTAAGGATTTGATTTTACCGAAGATGAAAGAGGCATTGAGGTATTTGGGAATTTATAACAGGTTGAGGAGTGCGAATATCTATATTAGATAG
- the LOC135162270 gene encoding uncharacterized protein LOC135162270, with protein MGEFNLDECFCRDISQKFNEQNLQFILSNHGDIELTMMNDRISVTFKNKNHLIESLLTAEHKISQLRKNYSPIDKLSDDCLAKIFSCLPIPQRLTIEKVCRRWRKISRAGWPDVKQITWQSEYSKFTRREVEDVFERSGRYLRILEIPVENEKQSYLAVVHRYCELLEEIKITFPARPIREYNGALSRIFRNCKKLSSITIDNVHSDFTYDCFEKLDPKIVTEIQLAVADSDVRNTRASMNVSKFRSLKRLKFCKFVLGTEDLIGLDQLENLTSLDLRYCWVDNSQIMKISNLQKLEYLSLEETAFAIRDHHMSRIAKNCKNLKTLILYNRYGELSDNSFKDIAKLPHLEILNMAFITGVSDCTISAMQNLIQLDCRGCEGIGNDGLIDLIKCAPNLQKIWVSWTSINQHFLEEANDAMNTRMSGVALILELDPAQKKWKKPENLSPLLILSDNWYQ; from the exons ATGGGAGAATTCAACCTGGACGAGTGTTTTTGTCGGGATATTTCACAGAAG TTCAACGAGCAGAATCTCCAGTTCATTCTGTCGAACCATGGTGACATTGAGCTGACGATGATGAACGACAGGATAAGTGTGACcttcaaaaacaaaaatcatctTATAGA gtCTCTATTAACAGCTGAGCACAAAATCAGTCAATTGCGGAAGAATTACTCACCGATTGATAAACTGTCGGATGATTGCCTCGCAAAAATTTTCTCGTGCCTACCAATACCTCAGAGATTGACGATTGAAAAAG TCTGCAGACGATGGAGAAAGATCAGTCGCGCTGGCTGGCCAGACGTGAAGCAAATAACTTGGCAATCTGAGTACAGTAAATTTACAAGAAGGGAAGTTGAAGACGTCTTCGAAAGATCGGGTCGTTACCTAAGAATTTTGGAGATTCCAGTTGAGAATGAGAAACAGAGTTACTTGGCAGTTGTTCACAGGTACTGTGAACTGCTGGAGGAGATCAAAATCACCTTCCCTGCTAGGCCAATCAGGGAATACAACGGCGCCTTGTCTAGGATATTTCGGAATTGTAAAAAGCTCTCGTCAATTACAATTGACAATGTACATTCTGACTTTACTTATGACTGCTTCGAGAAATTGGATCCGAAAATCGTTACGGAAATTCAACTGGCAGTGGCGGATTCTGACGTGAGGAATACGAGAGCTTCAAtg AATGTCTCCAAATTTCGGTCCTTAAAACGTTTAAAATTCTGCAAATTCGTCCTCGGCACTGAGGATCTGATTGGCTTGGATCAACTGGAGAACCTAACGTCCTTGGACCTGCGTTACTGCTGGGTCGACAACAGTCAAATAATGAAGATCTCCAACCTTCAGAAACTCGAGTACTTGTCCCTCGAGGAGACAGCCTTTGCCATTCGCGATCATCACATGTCGAGGATCGCCAAGAACTGTAAAAACTTGAAGACATTAATTTTGTACA ATCGTTATGGAGAACTGTCCGACAACTCCTTCAAAGACATCGCGAAGCTCCCTCACCTCGAGATACTGAACATGGCATTTATAACTGGGGTGAGCGACTGTACGATATCAGCAATGCAGAATCTGATTCAGCTGGATTGCCGAGGTTGCGAGGGGATCGGTAACGATGGGTTAATAGACTTAATAAAATGCGCCCCCAATCTTCAGAAGATATGGGTAAGCTGGACGTCGATAAATCAGCACTTCCTCGAGGAAGCGAACGACGCAATGAATACGCGAATGAGTGGTGTGGCCTTGATTCTGGAGCTTGATCCTGCCCAGAAGAAGTGGAAGAAGCCAGAGAATCTGTCGCCACTGCTCATTCTCTCTGACAATTGGTATCAATAG
- the LOC135162268 gene encoding protein eiger isoform X1, with product MMEKISSVIPVDRKARVKGQRNEKISASDDSTRAFLNFSRENLSVLQSDIERGFPRKTPGCLKINRQTMLSLLAICLAIVCLTVEAVKIKKIVNNTRNIDGIKVELETLKKKILELNLLEEFKAFEQQLYADEDDFNDTDIDEYDYNYDNNYDANQNNYPTDDETPSSIRSDQTTLTSRSQPIAEKDGKIPPSPHEIYETGNENSANSKHTKTKRFISKESQTLNINGEHPGVQSELLRSRENDTNGNLMGLNSRDTIFSKKYYGSRRRRPHRKKASDMKKAMKIRGMSRRHIRPSRQIFAAHYGADSTMFHRDDEHTGNGRARHNEGVFKAWRGSNWMDDLGMNRYFSLARDGKLTVHEAGLYLVYAQIHYLDEHDENGFHLLVNGQPILQCMVYSPGNGHKSRSCFSAQVTYLLSGDRVVLKEVGPARYTLFQADKSFFGLAKLGDNRQSQQNQMRHNNSAQLQTTPFQ from the exons ATGATGGAGAAAATTAGTTCCGTTATTCCCGTTGACCGTAAGGCGCGGGTCAAGGgtcagagaaatgaaaaaatatcggcGAGTGACGATTCGACTCGcgcatttttaaatttttcgcgTGAAAATTTGAGCGTATTACAATCGGACATTGAACGGGGTTTCCCGAGGAAGACACCGGgatgtttaaaaataaatcggcAGACGATGCTGAGTTTGTTGGCAATTTGTCTCGCAATTGTGTGTCTAACTGTTGAGGCAGTTAAGATTAAGAAGATTGTGAATAACACAAGGAATATTGACGGGATTAAAGTGGAATTGGAAACACTGAAAAAGAAGATCCTGGAGCTTAATCTCTTGGAGGAGTTCAAGGCCTTCGAACAACAG TTGTACGCCGACGAAGATGATTTCAACGACACTGATATCGACGAGTACGACtacaattatgataataacTACGATGCAAATCAGAATAATTACCCCACCGATGAcgaaacaccgtcatcaataAGAAGCGATCAAACTACACTAACATCACGATCGCAACCAATCGCGGAAAAAGATGGGAAAATTCCTCCGAGTCCCCACGAAATCTACGAAACTGGAAACGAGAATTCTGCGAACTCCAAGCACACCAAGACCAAACGATTTATCTCTAAAGAATCACAGACACTGAATATCAATGGAGAACATCCAGGTGTTCAGTCAGAACTATTACGAAGTCGTGAAAATGATACCAATGGGAATTTGATGGGGTTGAATTCTAGGGACACGATTTTTTCGAAGAAATATTATGGGAGCAGACGTCGTAGGCCGCATCGAAAG aAGGCGTCTGACATGAAGAAGGCAATGAAGATTCGGGGGATGTCCCGCAGGCACATTCGCCCATCTCGTCAGATTTTCGCTGCCCATTACGGTGCGGACAGCACAATGTTCCACAGGGACGACGAGCACACCGGGAACGGCCGCGCCAGGCACAATGAGGGAGTCTTCAAGGCTTGGCGGGGAAGCAACTGGATGGACGATCTCGGGATGAATCGATATTTCTCATTAGCCAGAGACGGTAAATTGACTGTTCACGAGGCTGGCCTCTATCTCGTTTATGCGCAGATCCATTATCTCGATGAGCATGATGAGAATGGCTTCCATTTGCTGGTTAATGGACAACCGATTCTGCAATGCATG GTATACAGCCCCGGGAACGGCCACAAAAGCAGATCTTGCTTCTCAGCTCAAGTGACGTATCTGTTATCGGGGGATCGTGTCGTCTTGAAAGAAGTTGGTCCGGCGCGGTACACGTTGTTTCAGGCTGATAAAAGTTTCTTCGGTCTCGCCAAACTCGGTGATAATAGACAATCTCAACAGAACCAAATGAGACATAACAACTCGGCACAACTACAAACTACACCATTTCAGTAG